The following are from one region of the Escherichia sp. E4742 genome:
- a CDS encoding uracil/xanthine transporter, translating into MFNFAVSRESLLSGFQWFFFIFCNTVVVPPTLLSAFQLQQSSLLTLTQYAFLATALACFAQAFCGHRRAIMEGPGGLWWGTILTITLGEASRGTPVNDIATSLAVGIAISGVLTILIGLSGLGHRLARLFTPTMMVLFMLMLGAQLTTIFFKGMLGLPFGIADPNFKIQLPPFALSVAVMCLVLAMIIFLPQRFARYGLLVGTITGWLLWYFCFPSSHSLSGELHWQWFPLGSGGTLSPGIILTAVITGLVNISNTYGAIRGTDVFYPQQGAGNTRYRRSFVATGFMTLITVPLAVIPFSPFVSSIGLLTQTGDYTRRSFIYGSVICLLVALVPALTRLFCSIPLPVSSAVMLVSYLPLLFSALVFSQQITFTARNIYRLALPLFVGIFLMALPPVYLQDLPLTLRPLLSNGLLVGILLAVLMDNLIPWERIK; encoded by the coding sequence ATGTTCAATTTTGCAGTGAGCCGCGAAAGCCTGTTATCAGGATTTCAGTGGTTTTTCTTTATTTTTTGCAACACTGTTGTGGTTCCTCCTACGCTGCTTTCGGCTTTTCAGTTGCAGCAAAGTAGCCTGCTTACGCTCACGCAATATGCTTTTCTTGCTACCGCACTGGCCTGCTTCGCTCAGGCGTTCTGCGGTCATCGTCGCGCTATTATGGAAGGGCCGGGTGGCCTGTGGTGGGGAACCATCCTTACTATCACTCTTGGCGAAGCATCGCGCGGAACGCCTGTCAACGATATCGCCACCAGTCTGGCGGTGGGCATTGCGATTTCCGGTGTGCTGACGATATTGATTGGTCTTAGCGGATTAGGTCATCGCCTGGCGCGGTTGTTTACTCCGACAATGATGGTGCTGTTTATGTTGATGCTGGGCGCGCAGCTGACCACTATCTTTTTCAAAGGTATGCTCGGGCTGCCGTTTGGCATAGCCGACCCAAATTTTAAAATTCAGTTACCGCCGTTCGCGCTCTCAGTCGCGGTGATGTGCCTGGTGCTGGCGATGATTATCTTCCTGCCGCAACGTTTTGCCCGTTACGGCCTGCTGGTCGGCACGATAACCGGCTGGTTGTTATGGTACTTTTGCTTCCCGTCCTCGCACTCACTTTCTGGTGAGTTGCACTGGCAGTGGTTTCCGCTAGGTAGTGGCGGTACGTTGTCACCGGGAATTATTCTGACGGCGGTGATTACCGGTCTGGTGAATATCAGTAATACCTACGGTGCGATTCGCGGCACGGATGTTTTTTATCCGCAACAGGGCGCCGGAAATACGCGTTATCGTCGCAGCTTTGTGGCGACCGGATTTATGACGCTGATAACCGTGCCGCTGGCAGTAATTCCGTTCTCACCGTTTGTTTCATCCATTGGTTTATTAACCCAGACTGGCGACTACACGCGACGCTCGTTTATTTATGGCAGTGTTATTTGCCTGCTGGTGGCGCTGGTTCCGGCGCTCACGCGACTGTTTTGTAGTATTCCCCTACCGGTGAGTAGCGCGGTCATGCTGGTTTCTTATCTACCTTTGCTATTTTCCGCACTGGTGTTTAGCCAGCAAATAACCTTTACTGCTCGCAATATTTATCGCCTCGCATTACCGTTATTTGTCGGCATATTTTTAATGGCATTACCGCCTGTGTATCTGCAAGACCTTCCATTAACGCTTCGTCCTCTGCTCAGTAACGGCTTACTGGTCGGAATTTTACTGGCTGTTCTTATGGATAATCTTATACCGTGGGAACGCATCAAATAA
- the allE gene encoding (S)-ureidoglycine aminohydrolase → MGYLNNVTGYRDDLLANRAIVKHGNFALLTPDGLVKNIIPGFENCDATILSTPKLGATFVDYLVTLHQNGGNQQGFGGEGIETFLYVISGNITAEAEGKTFALSEGGYLYCPPGSLMTFGNAQAEDSQIFLYKRRYVPVEGHAPWLVSGNASELERIHYEGMDDVILLDFLPKELGFDMNMHILSFAPGASHGYIETHVQEHGAYILSGQGVYNLDNNWIPVKKGDYIFMGAYSLQAGYGVGRGEAFSYIYSKDCNRDVEI, encoded by the coding sequence ATGGGATATTTAAATAACGTCACCGGTTACCGCGATGATTTACTGGCTAACCGCGCGATTGTGAAACACGGTAATTTCGCGCTGTTAACGCCGGATGGCCTGGTAAAAAATATTATTCCGGGCTTTGAAAATTGTGACGCGACAATCCTGTCCACGCCAAAGCTGGGCGCAACGTTTGTCGATTATCTGGTCACACTGCATCAAAATGGCGGTAATCAGCAGGGATTCGGCGGAGAAGGAATTGAAACGTTCCTGTATGTCATTTCTGGAAATATCACTGCCGAAGCCGAAGGAAAAACATTTGCCTTAAGCGAAGGGGGTTATCTTTACTGCCCGCCAGGCTCCTTAATGACGTTTGGTAACGCCCAGGCCGAAGACAGCCAAATCTTTTTATATAAGCGCCGCTATGTTCCGGTAGAAGGTCATGCGCCGTGGCTGGTTTCTGGCAATGCCAGCGAACTGGAACGCATTCACTATGAAGGTATGGACGATGTTATTCTGCTGGATTTCCTGCCCAAAGAGTTAGGCTTTGATATGAATATGCATATCCTCTCTTTTGCGCCAGGTGCCAGCCACGGTTATATCGAAACCCACGTTCAGGAGCACGGTGCTTATATTCTTTCCGGTCAGGGCGTTTATAACCTTGATAATAACTGGATACCGGTGAAAAAAGGCGATTACATCTTTATGGGCGCTTATTCGTTACAGGCCGGTTATGGCGTAGGGCGTGGTGAAGCGTTTAGTTATATTTATTCGAAGGATTGTAACCGCGACGTTGAGATTTAA
- the glxK gene encoding glycerate 3-kinase, whose amino-acid sequence MKIVIAPDSFKESLSAEKCCQAIKAGFSTLFPDAHYICLPIADGGEGTVDAMVAATGGKIVTLEVCGPMGEKVNAFYGLTGDGKTAVIEMAAASGLMLVAPEKRNPLLASSFGTGELIRHALDNDIRHIILGIGGSATVDGGMGMAQALGVRFLDADGQVLAANGGNLARVASIEMEECDPRLANCHIEVACDVDNPLVGARGAAAVFGPQKGATPEMVEELEQGLQNYARVLQQQTEINVCQMAGGGAAGGMGIAAAVFLNADIKPGIEIVLRAVNLEQAVQGAALVITGEGRIDSQTAGGKAPLGVASVAKQFNVPVIGIAGVLGDGVEVVHQYGIDAVFSILPRLAPLAEVLASGETNLFNSARNIACAIKIGQGIKN is encoded by the coding sequence ATGAAGATTGTCATTGCGCCAGACTCTTTTAAAGAGAGCTTAAGTGCAGAAAAATGTTGTCAGGCAATTAAAGCCGGGTTTTCGACCCTCTTTCCCGATGCGCACTATATCTGTTTACCGATAGCGGATGGCGGCGAAGGGACGGTGGATGCGATGGTCGCCGCGACGGGCGGCAAAATCGTGACGCTTGAAGTCTGTGGACCGATGGGCGAAAAAGTGAATGCTTTTTATGGCCTTACCGGCGACGGGAAAACAGCAGTGATTGAGATGGCGGCGGCAAGTGGCCTGATGCTGGTCGCGCCTGAAAAGCGTAATCCGTTGCTGGCCTCCAGTTTTGGTACGGGGGAGTTAATTCGCCATGCGCTGGATAACGACATTCGCCATATTATTCTCGGCATTGGTGGTAGTGCGACGGTGGACGGCGGCATGGGCATGGCGCAGGCGCTTGGTGTGCGTTTCCTCGATGCCGACGGTCAGGTGCTGGCGGCTAACGGCGGCAACTTAGCTCGCGTGGCAAGCATTGAGATGGAGGAGTGCGATCCGCGTCTTGCTAACTGCCATATTGAAGTAGCATGTGACGTTGATAACCCGCTGGTGGGGGCACGCGGCGCGGCGGCGGTGTTTGGCCCGCAAAAAGGGGCAACGCCGGAAATGGTCGAAGAGCTGGAACAGGGGCTGCAAAATTACGCCCGTGTTTTACAACAGCAAACTGAAATCAACGTCTGCCAGATGGCGGGCGGTGGCGCAGCGGGCGGTATGGGTATTGCGGCGGCGGTATTCCTCAATGCGGATATTAAACCGGGCATTGAGATTGTACTGCGGGCGGTCAACCTGGAGCAGGCGGTGCAGGGGGCGGCACTGGTGATCACCGGGGAAGGGCGTATTGACTCACAAACGGCGGGTGGTAAAGCGCCGCTGGGTGTGGCGTCAGTGGCGAAGCAGTTTAATGTACCGGTGATTGGGATTGCTGGCGTATTGGGCGATGGCGTGGAAGTGGTGCACCAGTACGGCATTGATGCGGTATTCAGCATTTTGCCACGTCTGGCACCTTTAGCCGAAGTGCTCGCCAGCGGTGAAACCAATCTCTTCAACAGTGCGCGAAATATTGCCTGCGCCATTAAAATAGGTCAGGGAATTAAAAACTGA